One window of the Crassaminicella thermophila genome contains the following:
- a CDS encoding biotin synthase BioB → MDIKKVIDKIVVNSKASIDDIVSILNSNCNDYLFEQANNIRKKYCGDKVELRAIIEFSNYCRCDCLYCGINRQNTSLNRYRMKLDEIIECAKKASKMQ, encoded by the coding sequence ATGGATATAAAAAAAGTCATTGATAAAATAGTTGTAAATTCTAAAGCTAGTATTGATGATATAGTAAGTATATTAAATTCAAATTGCAATGATTATCTATTTGAACAAGCAAATAATATAAGAAAAAAATACTGCGGTGATAAAGTTGAATTAAGAGCCATAATTGAATTTTCAAACTACTGCAGATGTGACTGCTTATACTGTGGTATAAATAGACAAAATACATCTTTGAATAGATATAGAATGAAGCTAGATGAAATAATAGAATGCGCAAAAAAAGCATCTAAGATGCAATAG
- a CDS encoding YetF domain-containing protein, with protein MKELFEVIIQTFLAFFSILFITRLLGRQQVSQLTLYEYINGITFGSIAATLATDINTKTYQHLVGLVLFGILTGVVSMISMKKRSFRKVVNGEPIIIIEKGKLLEKNLKRTRYSMDEINQLLRQKDCFSPDEVEYGLLETNGDLSIIKRQDKRNVTIGDLNLVAPSESIPTEIIIGGQIIYENLRKRQLTGKDLINNLKMFNVSRVEEVMYATIDLNGKMYVDKYDDHLNNNIDISEDNEGI; from the coding sequence ATGAAAGAATTATTTGAAGTGATTATACAAACCTTTTTAGCTTTTTTTTCTATATTGTTTATTACAAGATTATTGGGAAGACAGCAAGTATCTCAATTGACGCTCTATGAGTATATAAATGGTATAACCTTTGGATCAATAGCTGCAACACTTGCTACGGATATCAATACAAAAACTTATCAACATTTAGTTGGATTGGTTCTATTTGGAATACTTACAGGAGTTGTTTCGATGATTTCAATGAAAAAAAGAAGTTTTAGAAAAGTTGTAAATGGAGAGCCTATAATAATTATTGAAAAAGGTAAATTGCTAGAAAAAAATTTAAAGAGGACAAGATATAGTATGGATGAAATTAATCAATTATTAAGACAAAAAGATTGTTTTTCACCAGATGAGGTTGAATATGGATTACTTGAGACCAATGGAGATTTGAGCATTATAAAAAGGCAAGATAAAAGAAATGTAACTATAGGAGATTTAAACCTTGTTGCACCCTCAGAAAGCATTCCTACTGAAATAATTATTGGTGGTCAGATTATCTATGAAAATTTAAGAAAAAGACAATTAACAGGAAAAGATTTAATAAACAATTTAAAGATGTTTAATGTAAGCAGAGTAGAAGAAGTAATGTATGCTACCATAGATTTAAATGGAAAAATGTATGTTGATAAATATGATGATCATTTAAATAATAATATTGATATTAGCGAAGATAATGAAGGAATATAG
- a CDS encoding GGDEF domain-containing response regulator, with the protein MLSILHVDYNFFYKEILKDIIEERNFEYFSVRTPREAFEVLKNKKIDLIITALEFKDKKGEDFIKSLNESPYKNIPVIVLSAKDDIETKNKLFNLGVIDFIHKSSFLDGFKNYIDRFELVDFADEQLKKAKIAVLDDNSLELMIIKKIFELNNITNVDYYNCAEELLNQMQAYSLYLIDFVLPSISGEQVILELRKKYKYALIIAISAIDNQKIISNILSSGADDYITKPFNENVFIARLKANIRTFLLLQELKEKNFELERMVKIDGLTSLYNHKYMYERLEEEIQRARRYDKKLSIIMFDIDKFKCINDVYGHQFGDDVLIKISQKLKSEIRQSDIAGRYGGEEFIIILPETGLQDAYKLAERLRKSISNIKFKEKNIKVTISGGVAELEKENALKLIGKSDKLLYKAKENGRNRIEKA; encoded by the coding sequence ATGTTATCGATTTTGCATGTAGATTACAATTTTTTTTATAAAGAAATTTTAAAAGATATTATTGAAGAGAGAAATTTTGAGTATTTTTCAGTTAGAACGCCTAGAGAAGCATTTGAAGTATTAAAAAACAAAAAAATAGATCTTATTATAACTGCATTAGAGTTTAAAGATAAAAAAGGAGAGGACTTTATAAAATCTTTAAATGAAAGCCCATATAAAAATATTCCTGTTATTGTGCTGTCTGCAAAAGATGATATAGAAACAAAAAATAAGCTTTTTAATTTAGGAGTTATAGACTTTATACATAAAAGTAGCTTTTTAGATGGTTTTAAAAATTATATTGATAGATTTGAGCTAGTAGACTTTGCAGATGAGCAATTAAAGAAAGCCAAAATAGCTGTTTTAGATGATAATTCATTAGAACTTATGATTATAAAAAAAATATTTGAGTTAAACAATATTACAAATGTAGATTATTATAATTGTGCAGAAGAACTTTTAAATCAAATGCAAGCGTATTCTTTGTATTTAATAGATTTTGTTTTGCCGAGTATATCTGGAGAACAAGTTATTTTAGAATTGAGAAAAAAATATAAATATGCCTTAATTATTGCTATATCTGCTATAGATAATCAAAAAATTATTTCAAATATTTTATCTTCTGGAGCAGATGATTATATTACAAAACCTTTTAATGAAAATGTTTTTATTGCGAGGTTAAAAGCAAATATAAGAACATTTTTATTACTACAAGAATTAAAGGAAAAAAATTTTGAGTTAGAGAGAATGGTAAAAATAGATGGATTAACTAGCTTATATAACCATAAATACATGTATGAAAGATTAGAAGAGGAGATACAAAGAGCTAGAAGATATGATAAAAAACTTTCAATAATTATGTTTGATATTGATAAGTTCAAGTGTATTAATGATGTTTATGGACATCAATTTGGAGATGATGTTTTAATAAAAATAAGCCAAAAATTAAAAAGCGAAATAAGACAAAGCGATATTGCCGGAAGATATGGAGGAGAAGAGTTTATCATAATACTACCAGAAACAGGTTTGCAAGATGCATATAAATTGGCTGAAAGATTGAGAAAGAGTATTTCAAACATTAAATTTAAGGAAAAAAATATTAAGGTAACAATCAGTGGAGGAGTTGCAGAACTAGAAAAAGAAAATGCTCTTAAATTAATTGGAAAATCAGATAAATTATTATATAAAGCCAAAGAAAATGGAAGAAATAGAATAGAAAAGGCTTAA
- a CDS encoding cellulose biosynthesis cyclic di-GMP-binding regulatory protein BcsB: protein MKKIIVVWLIIFLLNPLGYFTAYGYAETNERYTIQIGAFKAENNADKTYNKLIQNGYAAYKIKSNLIKVYVGNYKTREEAVNVLRDIEKIGINGIVIRKNFDMILPNDKNISSKPIKSINEYFSKTNEKNYRFFDNDVHIEGVYGSYISFFTVDKYWKIEDGNYMELILSQSDIEKCINSTLTIYINNYPIYSTRLQNKKKNREVIKVRIPIEYIREGFNEVKIRTYSRISTTPCLDEINPANWIVYHKESYIHIAFREKIDENSLKEYPYPYLKESKELPVNSLIIIPDDFKNEHLKAAMLLSTNFGQKQAFKNLDIKIEKFSDSKDKDKNNIIFIGSSNNLPNEISLLLTTEEKEHIKKEALIKEVNSPYNKNFKMLLILSDDYKSIIKAVKSLTVEDMVMQMKKNTQFISKNLDIVKKNQKVSDYISLKDMGYSDVFIEGLFRQNAKFGINIPKNWIIQDDAKLYLKMRYSQILNFDKSVMTVYINNIPIGSKRLSYENANDDVFEITIPKDVKDSTYYDLKVTFYLDIEGVECDTRLDSNSWVYLSNESFLYLPHSNRKDSFFEYYSSPFIQNNKFNDLLMVLSEKPSSEEISIAGNIMAFLGHETNDLDDFEVITADEYNNTYKDKNMIVIGLPKENRLIDNMNKNMHIKFNEDYTKFLSNEKITLLEDFDSKVATIQLIKSPYNHDKKVLVITSMKNEGLGWAKKYLTDFNLIVKLKGNATIIDELGNVFCKYYGKSIENQIEIKERNIEHKNIPKEIFTSKLKYFTIFLIVTLTIIIIISIFLIRRKK from the coding sequence ATGAAGAAAATAATTGTAGTGTGGCTCATTATTTTTCTACTAAATCCTTTAGGCTACTTCACAGCTTATGGGTATGCGGAGACAAATGAAAGATATACTATTCAAATAGGAGCTTTTAAAGCAGAGAATAATGCAGATAAAACTTATAATAAATTAATACAAAATGGTTATGCTGCTTATAAAATTAAAAGCAACTTAATAAAAGTGTATGTTGGAAATTATAAAACGAGGGAAGAAGCTGTAAATGTTTTAAGAGATATAGAAAAAATAGGCATTAATGGAATTGTTATAAGGAAAAATTTTGATATGATTCTTCCTAATGATAAAAATATTTCAAGCAAACCTATAAAATCAATTAATGAATATTTTAGTAAAACAAATGAAAAAAACTATCGTTTTTTTGATAATGATGTGCATATTGAAGGAGTCTATGGAAGTTATATCTCTTTTTTTACGGTAGATAAGTACTGGAAAATTGAAGATGGAAATTATATGGAGTTAATCTTAAGCCAGAGTGATATAGAGAAATGTATAAACTCTACTTTGACAATATATATTAATAATTATCCGATTTATAGCACACGACTACAAAATAAAAAGAAAAATCGAGAAGTCATAAAAGTTCGTATTCCAATAGAATATATTAGAGAAGGTTTTAATGAAGTTAAAATAAGAACTTACAGCAGAATTTCAACAACCCCTTGTCTAGATGAGATTAATCCAGCAAATTGGATTGTATATCATAAAGAATCTTATATACATATAGCATTTAGAGAAAAAATAGATGAGAATAGCTTAAAAGAGTACCCATATCCGTATCTAAAGGAGAGTAAAGAACTTCCTGTAAATTCTTTAATAATCATACCAGATGATTTTAAAAATGAGCATCTTAAAGCTGCAATGCTGCTATCAACAAACTTTGGTCAAAAGCAGGCATTTAAAAATTTAGATATTAAAATCGAAAAATTTAGTGATTCGAAGGATAAAGATAAAAACAATATTATATTTATAGGAAGTAGTAATAATTTACCTAATGAAATTTCTTTATTGCTAACTACAGAAGAAAAAGAGCATATCAAGAAAGAAGCATTGATAAAAGAAGTAAATTCTCCCTACAATAAAAATTTTAAAATGCTACTTATATTATCAGATGATTATAAGTCAATTATAAAGGCAGTAAAATCTTTAACAGTTGAAGATATGGTAATGCAAATGAAAAAAAATACCCAGTTTATTTCAAAAAATTTGGATATAGTTAAAAAGAATCAGAAGGTTTCTGATTATATTTCCTTAAAAGATATGGGATATTCAGATGTTTTTATAGAAGGGCTTTTTCGGCAAAATGCAAAGTTTGGAATTAACATTCCTAAAAATTGGATTATACAAGATGATGCAAAGCTATATCTTAAAATGAGATATTCACAAATATTAAATTTTGATAAATCAGTTATGACTGTTTATATCAATAATATACCTATAGGAAGTAAGAGACTAAGCTATGAAAATGCAAATGATGATGTTTTTGAGATAACTATTCCAAAAGATGTAAAAGATAGTACTTATTATGATTTAAAAGTTACTTTCTATCTTGATATTGAAGGGGTAGAGTGTGATACAAGATTAGATAGTAATTCATGGGTTTATTTATCGAATGAATCTTTTTTATATTTACCACATAGCAACAGAAAAGATAGTTTTTTTGAATACTATTCAAGTCCATTTATACAGAATAACAAATTTAATGATTTATTAATGGTTTTATCTGAGAAGCCATCATCAGAAGAAATAAGTATTGCTGGAAATATTATGGCTTTTTTGGGTCATGAAACAAACGATTTAGATGATTTTGAAGTTATAACTGCAGATGAATATAATAATACATATAAAGATAAAAATATGATAGTTATAGGCCTTCCAAAAGAAAATAGGCTTATTGATAATATGAATAAAAATATGCATATTAAGTTTAATGAAGATTACACTAAATTTTTATCTAATGAAAAGATAACTTTATTAGAAGATTTTGATAGTAAAGTGGCTACTATACAGCTTATAAAGTCTCCATATAATCATGATAAAAAAGTACTCGTAATTACTTCGATGAAAAATGAAGGTTTAGGGTGGGCCAAAAAGTATTTGACAGATTTTAATTTAATTGTGAAATTAAAAGGAAATGCTACAATAATAGATGAACTGGGAAATGTTTTTTGTAAATATTATGGAAAGAGTATTGAAAATCAAATAGAGATAAAAGAGAGAAATATAGAGCATAAAAATATACCAAAAGAAATATTTACTTCTAAGCTAAAATACTTTACCATTTTTCTTATAGTAACTTTAACCATAATCATTATTATTTCTATATTTTTAATAAGAAGAAAGAAATAA
- a CDS encoding glycosyltransferase — protein MKRMNIMDYLFLYALISTWWLLLLNIFLTISGYIYNLDVTKNGISVLKDVEKYPTISVLIPAHNEEKVIGRTLKAVLSLDYPTDKIEVIVINDNSTDNTKNVLEEIKYAYADRNIKVITTDSISGGKGKSNALNIGFNASSGEFIVVYDADNTPEKLSLRYLVSTIVGCEKYGAVIGKFRTRNRNRNWLTRFINIETLSFQWMAQAGRWKLLRICTIPGTNFIVRRSVMESLGGWDPNAIAEDTEISFRIYNMGYQIAFMPLAVTWEQEPETLKVWFKQRTRWANGNIYVLAKYFKEIFSAKNGSVLFDLYYFFSIYILFLSSVLISDVIFLLGLFTDLKITLSGNFIIIWILSYVLFVLEVSITLTLEKGESNYKNIFLVTIMYFTYCQLWIVVAIKGMIGYLRSKMLKRQAKWYKTERF, from the coding sequence GTGAAGCGCATGAATATAATGGATTATTTATTTCTATATGCATTAATTTCTACTTGGTGGTTGTTGCTTTTAAATATATTTTTGACCATAAGTGGATATATATATAATTTAGATGTTACGAAAAATGGGATAAGTGTGTTGAAAGATGTAGAAAAATACCCTACTATATCTGTATTAATTCCTGCTCATAATGAAGAAAAAGTTATTGGAAGAACCTTAAAGGCTGTTTTATCACTTGATTATCCTACGGATAAAATAGAAGTTATTGTTATTAATGATAATTCTACTGATAACACAAAAAATGTTTTAGAAGAAATAAAATATGCTTATGCAGATAGAAATATAAAAGTAATTACGACAGATTCTATAAGTGGAGGAAAAGGAAAATCAAATGCATTAAATATTGGGTTTAATGCATCGAGCGGAGAATTTATTGTTGTTTATGATGCAGATAATACACCAGAAAAATTGTCTTTACGTTATTTAGTAAGTACTATTGTTGGTTGTGAAAAATATGGAGCAGTGATTGGAAAATTTAGGACGAGAAATAGAAATAGAAATTGGTTAACTAGATTTATCAATATTGAGACTTTAAGCTTTCAATGGATGGCTCAGGCTGGAAGATGGAAACTCCTTAGAATTTGTACAATTCCTGGGACAAATTTTATTGTTAGAAGAAGTGTTATGGAATCATTAGGAGGATGGGACCCAAATGCAATAGCTGAAGATACGGAAATTAGTTTTAGAATTTATAATATGGGATATCAAATTGCATTTATGCCATTGGCTGTAACTTGGGAGCAAGAACCTGAAACGTTAAAGGTTTGGTTTAAGCAAAGAACAAGATGGGCAAATGGAAATATCTATGTTTTAGCAAAATATTTTAAGGAGATTTTTAGTGCAAAGAATGGTAGCGTATTATTTGATTTATATTATTTCTTTTCTATATATATTTTATTTTTATCCTCTGTACTCATATCAGATGTTATTTTTTTATTAGGTTTGTTTACAGATTTAAAAATTACTTTATCAGGGAATTTTATAATTATTTGGATTTTATCATATGTTTTATTTGTATTAGAAGTAAGTATTACATTAACATTAGAAAAAGGAGAAAGTAACTATAAGAATATTTTTTTAGTAACTATTATGTATTTTACCTACTGCCAGCTTTGGATTGTTGTAGCTATAAAAGGAATGATTGGTTATCTTCGCAGTAAAATGTTAAAACGCCAAGCAAAGTGGTATAAAACAGAAAGATTTTAA
- a CDS encoding DUF2334 domain-containing protein, with translation MILFKKMLLLFLICLLFINFSQYSYGEEKKKNVLLVYDHRANFGSIEDIVTSVRELLGHFNVSVTEKNVEDYKEHEIEKYDYVFIIGIEGDFINVLFMEDIKKTKKVICWMGKGVEKFLKENERIHLAYKGEFYNFIKVNYKNNSCYITNNEDIKAYNIVDGKSENIKVYAWVDNGEKSYPYIIQENNFYYISRVEINSELFYIIGDFLYDVFGEENIGKSRVYVRIEDVHPFRDVKKLKAVGEYLYKKNIPFMIALIPAYKDPETGYITLMSDNKEFVETIKYLQELGGSVVLHGFTHQAFGGEVTGEGFEFWDGINDKPLSVDINEWIYTRVGKGIEECVKNDIYPLAFEAPHYAMSQEGYKVLKKYFSTYIGQVQTSDAGFVTVSYPYNLYDTNLFYKLVPENLGYVDPDNPLAIYDIFDNFSKISMVRGYTAGVFFHPYLDINYLKTIVGKFEDKKVEFYDLRKENNWVKWEDIYIRSENGEIIFQADSYGEKDTDKKSYFYIGINILSYFVLIFCLIFLVIFIVSNKKNKDLFR, from the coding sequence ATGATATTGTTTAAGAAAATGCTATTGCTTTTTCTAATTTGCTTACTATTTATTAATTTTTCGCAATATTCTTATGGAGAAGAAAAAAAGAAAAATGTTTTATTGGTTTATGATCATAGAGCTAATTTTGGAAGTATAGAGGATATTGTAACATCTGTAAGAGAACTTTTAGGACATTTTAATGTGAGTGTTACTGAAAAAAATGTTGAGGATTATAAAGAACATGAAATAGAAAAATATGATTATGTATTTATAATAGGTATTGAAGGAGATTTTATTAATGTATTGTTTATGGAAGATATAAAAAAAACAAAAAAAGTTATATGCTGGATGGGAAAAGGTGTAGAAAAATTTCTTAAAGAAAATGAAAGAATTCATTTAGCTTATAAAGGAGAATTTTACAATTTTATAAAAGTAAATTACAAAAATAATAGTTGTTATATAACTAATAATGAAGACATAAAAGCATATAACATTGTGGATGGAAAATCTGAAAATATAAAGGTTTATGCTTGGGTAGATAATGGAGAAAAGAGTTATCCTTATATCATTCAAGAAAATAATTTTTATTATATTTCAAGAGTTGAAATAAATTCTGAATTATTCTATATAATAGGAGATTTTTTATATGATGTTTTTGGAGAAGAAAATATTGGAAAAAGCAGGGTATATGTAAGAATCGAAGATGTACATCCATTTAGAGATGTTAAAAAATTAAAAGCTGTTGGTGAATATTTATACAAAAAAAATATACCATTTATGATAGCTTTAATTCCTGCTTACAAAGATCCAGAGACTGGTTATATCACTTTAATGTCTGATAATAAGGAATTTGTAGAAACGATAAAATATTTACAAGAATTAGGAGGAAGTGTTGTTTTACATGGATTTACCCATCAGGCGTTTGGTGGAGAAGTAACAGGAGAAGGATTTGAGTTTTGGGATGGGATAAATGATAAGCCCTTAAGTGTAGATATAAATGAATGGATATATACAAGAGTTGGTAAAGGAATTGAGGAATGTGTAAAAAATGATATATATCCATTAGCATTTGAAGCTCCTCATTATGCTATGAGCCAAGAAGGCTATAAAGTTTTAAAAAAATATTTTTCAACTTATATTGGGCAAGTTCAAACAAGTGATGCAGGTTTTGTTACTGTTTCTTATCCATATAATTTATATGATACAAATTTGTTTTATAAGCTAGTACCAGAGAATCTTGGTTATGTAGATCCAGATAATCCATTGGCTATTTATGATATTTTTGATAATTTTTCAAAAATTTCTATGGTAAGGGGATATACTGCTGGAGTTTTTTTTCATCCGTACCTTGATATAAATTATCTTAAAACCATTGTTGGAAAATTTGAAGATAAAAAAGTGGAATTTTATGATTTAAGAAAAGAGAATAATTGGGTTAAATGGGAAGATATTTATATAAGATCAGAAAATGGGGAGATTATTTTTCAAGCAGATAGTTATGGGGAAAAAGATACAGATAAAAAAAGCTATTTTTATATAGGGATTAATATACTTTCTTATTTTGTATTGATTTTTTGTTTAATATTTTTAGTTATTTTTATAGTATCAAATAAAAAAAATAAAGACTTATTTAGGTGA
- a CDS encoding stalk domain-containing protein encodes MINSKAIKKELLLIIFFLLIFTKATWAAKNEFLTRMDIIIVSNDNTKGTELQYKNIFHTISLDSKTIKLSELDDFDLTNVKLLVLPASVSKNLHSSLEEKILEEVHKGLNVIIEEKSNLIEKFGINFSQEFVWINAILDTNHKNLPIHWPEKIKIEKFNPHNLTIFCMGNEEKVEKKEDETFIFHKYKEEGIPVIVGGSYGEGKFLYMAATLDEVSRHGYTRFPFFHEIIIDYFDCKPKVSRKQLIAYMDWGYHYFENPDELAKKLKNYGITQIHFSGWYPLEETKDFLNRFIDACHSNGIYVCCWLELPMVTEDFWNEHPEWREKTALENDAKIDWRYLMALEIPECMKAVQLEIKKLLNQFDWDGVDLAEIYFESPDLGFDYPDSFTPMSDIVRKEFKAKYGVDPIKIFDPEDKHYKEKDLNAFKNFVQYRTDLCTKLNQEMIMFLKNKENFNKNLDLIVTQIDTFFAEKMEEDIGVDTDALLDLQKEFDFIFQVEDPFPLWDLGPDRYAKIGQSYKEKTKEHRKINVDINIVERTYTQWPNPKQIGLEFLMLLAEASKNFNQVCIYAVNSPYPFDYAYAPYALASSVKMHEKRANFYEFSSSFPFIFHIETKGKNFYLNQNLWPCIKDNGVIIPAGDHTLSFEKNDHNKNKLYITGINGDINNCSYKDNNIFIQYSENKKVFITLNKYPAKIDFNGVVKDLPIFYNDEGFTVICPPGNNTVIFYDEMIKQPTVFIDNKIIDFSTYYIKDGHILYPLDEILYEMKAGYTWNIKEQSLSAEKNGYVLWCQVGNKKARANGNDFLLEVPLVFYNNHVMAPLRFIAESLNYDVYWIPENKVIKIISK; translated from the coding sequence ATGATAAATTCTAAAGCTATCAAAAAAGAGTTGTTGCTGATTATTTTTTTTCTTTTGATTTTCACAAAAGCTACTTGGGCTGCAAAAAATGAATTCTTAACAAGAATGGATATTATTATTGTCTCAAATGATAATACAAAAGGAACAGAATTACAGTATAAAAATATCTTCCATACCATTAGCCTTGATAGTAAAACAATAAAATTATCTGAATTAGATGACTTTGACTTAACTAATGTAAAATTATTAGTTCTCCCTGCATCTGTTTCAAAAAACCTTCATAGTTCTTTAGAAGAAAAAATTTTAGAAGAAGTACATAAAGGACTAAATGTCATCATAGAAGAAAAATCCAATCTGATTGAAAAATTTGGAATTAATTTTTCACAAGAATTTGTATGGATAAATGCTATTTTAGATACTAACCATAAAAATCTTCCGATTCATTGGCCTGAAAAAATAAAAATCGAAAAATTTAACCCTCATAACTTAACCATCTTTTGTATGGGAAATGAAGAAAAAGTAGAAAAAAAAGAAGATGAAACCTTTATTTTTCACAAGTATAAAGAAGAAGGTATACCTGTTATAGTAGGTGGCTCTTATGGCGAAGGAAAATTCTTATATATGGCAGCTACTCTTGATGAAGTATCTAGGCATGGATATACCAGATTTCCTTTTTTTCATGAAATCATCATAGATTATTTTGACTGTAAACCTAAAGTATCTAGAAAACAATTAATTGCTTATATGGATTGGGGATATCATTACTTTGAAAATCCAGATGAACTTGCTAAGAAATTAAAAAACTATGGCATTACTCAAATTCATTTTAGTGGTTGGTACCCTTTAGAAGAAACAAAAGATTTCCTAAATAGATTTATTGATGCCTGTCATAGTAATGGAATTTATGTTTGCTGTTGGTTAGAACTTCCAATGGTTACAGAAGATTTTTGGAATGAACATCCTGAATGGAGAGAAAAAACGGCTTTAGAAAATGATGCTAAAATCGACTGGCGCTATTTAATGGCACTAGAGATTCCAGAATGTATGAAAGCAGTGCAATTAGAAATAAAAAAACTTTTAAATCAGTTTGATTGGGATGGTGTAGATCTAGCAGAAATCTATTTTGAATCTCCTGATCTAGGATTTGATTATCCAGATTCCTTCACGCCAATGAGTGATATTGTTAGAAAAGAATTTAAAGCAAAATATGGAGTAGATCCAATCAAAATATTTGATCCTGAAGATAAACATTATAAAGAAAAAGATCTTAATGCTTTTAAAAACTTTGTTCAATATAGAACTGATTTGTGTACTAAACTCAATCAAGAAATGATTATGTTTTTAAAAAACAAGGAAAATTTCAATAAAAATTTAGACCTTATTGTAACACAAATTGACACTTTTTTTGCTGAAAAAATGGAAGAAGATATTGGTGTAGATACAGATGCATTACTTGATTTACAAAAAGAGTTTGACTTTATATTTCAAGTTGAAGATCCATTTCCTCTATGGGATTTAGGCCCTGATCGATATGCCAAAATTGGACAATCCTATAAAGAAAAAACAAAAGAACATCGAAAAATAAATGTTGATATTAACATTGTAGAAAGAACTTATACACAATGGCCAAATCCTAAGCAAATTGGTTTAGAATTCTTAATGTTATTAGCAGAAGCTTCTAAAAATTTCAATCAGGTGTGTATTTATGCTGTTAATTCTCCTTATCCTTTTGATTATGCTTATGCACCTTATGCACTTGCTTCATCTGTTAAAATGCATGAAAAAAGAGCTAATTTTTATGAATTTTCATCTTCTTTTCCTTTTATCTTTCATATAGAAACAAAAGGAAAAAATTTCTATTTAAATCAAAATTTATGGCCTTGCATTAAAGATAATGGCGTGATCATTCCAGCAGGAGATCATACCCTATCTTTTGAAAAAAATGACCACAATAAAAACAAACTATATATTACCGGAATAAATGGAGACATAAACAATTGTTCTTATAAAGATAATAATATTTTTATTCAATATAGTGAGAATAAAAAAGTATTCATAACCTTAAATAAATATCCTGCAAAGATTGATTTTAATGGAGTAGTAAAAGATTTGCCCATCTTTTATAATGATGAAGGATTTACTGTCATTTGTCCCCCTGGAAACAATACAGTCATTTTCTATGATGAAATGATTAAACAGCCAACAGTTTTTATTGATAATAAAATAATTGACTTTTCAACCTATTATATAAAAGATGGTCATATTCTATATCCTTTAGATGAAATACTATATGAAATGAAAGCTGGATATACATGGAATATAAAAGAACAATCCTTGTCTGCAGAAAAAAATGGCTACGTATTATGGTGCCAAGTTGGCAATAAAAAAGCTAGAGCAAATGGAAATGATTTTTTATTAGAAGTTCCATTAGTTTTTTATAATAACCACGTAATGGCTCCGTTAAGGTTTATAGCTGAGTCTCTTAATTATGACGTTTATTGGATTCCTGAAAATAAAGTGATAAAAATTATTTCAAAATAA